CTCCCACATTTCTATTGCTCTGTTTACATGTTTGAAACAATTTTTATCTTCTTGTaaccaataaatattttttattttatatatctattttgttttggtttctatttgctggcaccgcaataatcccataGCCTTCCACTCCCTTTTTCACTTCTAATTAAGGGATGAGGTGCTGTATCTTTATTAGGACCATCGACCACTAACTACCCATATATTTTGAAGACTGTGGGCAATTTATGATAGTAGATCACTATTGTTATTCTTTCTTTACACTTATTAGCACTGCAATTTATAGTCATAACAATATTGTTTAATTGCAAGGGAAAAAATGCTAGACTTCTCTCTTTTTGATAATAACtgacaagcattttttatcacatttaATAATATTGCATGATAAGACAAAAATTATCATATCAGTGCAGTTACTGAAATCTGCATTTGGCTATTGAACCACAAGATTCTAGTTACTTTAGCAGTAAAGAAAAAACATCATGTGCTATAACCTCACCTTGGTCTGGTAAAGTTCTTGTATTTGAGTGTCAATCCACTCTTCTAGTTTAATCCTGCGCTGCAGTTCCTTGCGGTTATATTTCACTGTGAGTTTTCCCAGGTTCTTGGATGTCTTGTCTTCATCGTCTTGTTTTTCTACATTTAAGAAGGTGACCCGAGGAGCAGTGCTGTCACTGGTAGCCATTGTCACTCTCGGAGACACTGACCTGTGAGTTTGTTCAGTTTGATCCAATTTTCTCCTAAATGAAGTAGGTCTGCAGGTGTGCAGAGGATCCGATACATGCGGTCAGGAGACAGGGAAAGACTGTGACGAAGGTACAGCTACAAGGAAGCAAAGTCTCTGCCAGCTTCTTGTGTTTCACTGTTTCAGGCCAGATAGAGATCAAATGTTCACATATTATCTTATATCACTCTAAAGGGATAAGCTGCAAGATAACACCAACACTTTTATAGTTCATAGTTCATTAACATTACAAACATCCACACACTGCTAACGTCAAATTTGTCTGATGTATAAATAGTTATAAACCCTTACTGAGAAAAAAACTCAGTCATAGTCTTTTTAATACTGTTTGTTGCCTGGTTATCTCTGTCCTCATTATTCTGAATAACAAACTCTGGACAATCATGCAGCTAGTGAAGTCAGTCTTGTGTCAAGTGTCTTGATCTCCATAACCAGCAGGGTAATGAAAGTATTAAAGCCTTTGGATCTACATAATAGTCAGACGATATGTGTTTTTAAATAGAGGGTTCAGCATTGGCAGGCTCTGTACTTTTTCATACAGGTTTTCTTAATATTTAATATTGTAGTGCAACAGAAAGACTTCAGGCTTTTTTCAGCAGGACTCATGTGGACAGGAAGCTACGACTTAAATTTCAAGTTATTTAATATTAATGTTGAACTCCAGGCACTTTGATATTTGTATACCTCTCCAAAGAGACCACTTACCATTTGGCATCTGGGCTGAGGGCTCCTGAAAGGAGTACTAAGgtggggtgctgtgatgttttcaggaagctatgtacagcaccctgccggcCCCTTCCACCAGCCATGATTTGGTGATTTTTCAGCTCCTCTTATCCACAGGTATATACAGCCTTGGCAGCTACTAAATAACAAGGTGTTCTTATAGCTATTCACTGTACAACCCCATTTGTACTTTCATCTGAAATGAAAGATCCTGAAGGCCGCTCCCTCATTCTTATTGGGCACatttctgatgttgctgtaaccaTTGTATCATATTATGCTCCTAATAAAcatccattattatttatttcctaTCTTTTTCATGTAATTAATTCACACAAGTTAGGTACAGTGATATTATGTGGAGACTCAAGCcaagttttttttccttcttggataaatctcccccttctccccctcctgttcCCCTAAGCTTTCATTTCAGCAACTTATCGCTATGGCATGGGCTCAATCCAGCTCGTAAAAATGCTCTACATATTACTCCCATCCACACAAATCGTTTTCTAGGATTGATCATATCTTCCTAAGTGTAtcggaaaaaaaaaggggtaagTAGTTGTGTTAACAATAAATGTGTATAGTGTCTATAATGTAACATACATTTTTCATCAACTCCACCCAATGGAGTTTTTTGGGGGTAGGCAGCCGTCATGCCTATATATACTTTCACCACTTTCATCGTAGTGTGGAATTAACTATTTATTTTAAATCTTCCAAAGTGTTGGCATGGCCCCAGGAGATCCTATCATCAATTATTAAGCCCTTTACTTGATCCGATCATAGTGCAGTTTGAAGTTCCATCTCCTCCCCTATCCCCAGATCCCAGGATTCGTTTTGGTGCATTAAtagatatggggccagattctcaaaagagatacaccggcgtatcgcctgatacgccgtcgtatctctgagtccgcccgtcgtatctatgcgcctgattcatagaatcagttacgcatagataaccattagatccgacaggtgtaaggctcttacgctgttggatcttaaatgcaatttttttttcgctgctaggtgtcgccgacgtcgttttcccgatcgagtatgcaaattatcaaaatacgcgaattccctaacgtacgcccgaccgacgcagtgaagttacaacatttacgtaagatttgcgacgcgtaaagttgcccctgggtatatgaggcgcagtcaatgttaagtatgcccgtcgttcccgcgtcgaaatttgaaaattcatgttgtttgcgtaagtcgtccgtgaatggcgctggacgccatttacgttaacgtcgaagccaatgacgtccttgcgacgtcatttagcgcaatgcacgtcgggaaattttagggacggcgcatgcgcagtgcgttcggcgcgggaacgtggctaatttaaatgatccacgccccctaccggatcatttgaattaggcgggcttgcgccagaggatttacgctacgcggccgcaactttacaggcaagtgctttgtgaatcaagcacttgcccggaaaacttgcggcggcgtaacgtaaatgagatacgttacgccgccgcaaagatgcggcgatctacaagaatctggcccattgtctagaTATTAAACATGCTCTCAATGACTATTTCATTGATAAAACTTCTGCAGATATTTCTCCTCTCACTCTTTGGGACGTCCATAAACCTGTAATTCGAGGTACGCTTATCCGGCGAGCATAATTTCTCAAAAGGAAGAGTAAGCTCCTTCACCAAAAATTTGAAAGTGACCTCAATCTgtgtcacaatgcattccaaaattctCCTTCCTCTTCCACTAAAGCTAAGCTTGATACAGCCCACTTAGAATTCAACCTATTTCTCACTGACTCTGCAGATACATTAATACGTAAATCATAACACCTTTATTACCTCAAAGCAAACAAACCAGATACTCTATTGGCTCAAACCTTATGCTCACTGCAAAAACCTATGACATCTGTGCGACTCAAACTAAACCACGATTCATACACAAGTAACCCTGTCAAAATTTTACACACATTCTGCTCAAATCTTGCTAAATTATATTCGCCTAATCATCATTTTGACCATGCTGCTGCTGTTTCCCTTTTTTCACAAAATACCCTTCCAACACTCTCACAAACCCACCATGAATGACTCGAGTGTCCCATCTCTGCAACAGAAGACATGAGGCTATTAAggctttaaaatttaataaacgTCCCGGCCCAGGTGAATTTTCTGCTTCCTACTATAACTACAGGACATTTTCTGATAAATTATCTCCTATCCTAACTGAGGCCTTCAATACATTGTTGaggggacactttttttggttcaGAATCCTTAATAGCCATAATTTTTATGCTTTCCAAATCTAAATCTGATACAACCTTTTGGACAAATTACTGTTGTTTTTCGCTTCTTAATATTGACATTAAACTTTTAGCTAAAATACTTGCGACCCGCTTGAATCAAGTAGTAGGCAAACTTCTTCATTGAGATCAAGTTAGGTTTATGCCCTCACGCCAAGCAAGTGATAATATTCGTAGAGCTTCTTTACTTGCCCATGTCCCTAAATCCAGATGTCTACCTGCGTGTTTTTTATCGCTCGATATAAGAAAAGCATTCAACACTGTCTCATGGTCATACTTACAATATATTCTTCAAAAATGAGGGTTTGGACTGCATTTTTTTAAGTGGATTTCATCCTTATACAACAAGCTGAATGCATTTATTAAATATTCTGGTTTTAAATCAGACCCTTTCCCTATTGGAAGAGGCACCCGTCAAGgatgtcctctctctctcccctcctattTGCACTCCTCATTGAACCTTTGATCCATTTAATTAGATCTGATCCAAACATAAAAGGTATTGAATTAGCTGGGTGTCAtcataaaatatgtatttttgcagatgacatcttACTCTTCATGTCATGTCCCCATATCACAGCACCTAATCTCCTCTCTGTTCTTAAACTGCACTCAACATGTCCTTGCTTGCTTTAGACCTTCAGCTTGCtaaagattagggatgagccgaacaccccccccgttcggtttgcaccagaaacttcgaacggaccgaacgttcgcgcaaacatttagaaccccattgacgtcaatgggactcgaacgttcgaattcaaaagtgctaattttaaagcctaatatgcaagttattgtcggaaaacgggtttggggacccgggtcttgccccagggaacatgtatcaatggaaaaaaagttttaaaaactgtctttttttctggagcagcgattttaatgatgcttaaagtgaagaaaaaaatgaaaaattcctttaaatatcgtatctgctgggtgtctatagtagtggcacgtgtttagaactgtccctgcacaaaatgagattactataagaaaaaagtaatttaagactgcccccgcccccctcccccgaggtcattacaagcccctatatactttgaacagcagtatacaggcggtgccaacaagacagggactgtaggtttgttgttaagtagaatctgtaattttcaactggtacttctttaaagtgtagcttcagccataaaatctttttttaagcttttctgaaaacatagagaagggttatcacccttgtaacatttgttttgctgtctgtgtgcatctgttcagaagattacacctcactttctgtcccaatgacaaatgatcttttgagatttttttttttttgtgaaacaaggattgtgata
This window of the Rana temporaria chromosome 13, aRanTem1.1, whole genome shotgun sequence genome carries:
- the PPP1R14D gene encoding protein phosphatase 1 regulatory subunit 14D isoform X2; translated protein: MATSDSTAPRVTFLNVEKQDDEDKTSKNLGKLTVKYNRKELQRRIKLEEWIDTQIQELYQTKEGLRDEAAEPEIDIDDLLDLSIEEQKCNLQEFTTELLERLKGLRKISALQRK